CCTGGACGCTGCCGGCAAGCATGGCGGTCGCGGTGGGCCCCGATCTTCAGTACGTCTTCGTGCGATCGGGGAGGAAGGTCTACCTCTTCGCGGAGGCGCTGCTCGAGAGTGTGTCGAAGGAGACCGGGCTTGAGTTCGGAGAGATTCTGGGCCGCCTGAGAGGGGACGAGCTGCTCGAAGGCGTGGCGCTGCATCCCTTCTACCCGGAGAGAAAGATACCCATCCTCCCCGCGGACTACGTGCTGCTCGACACGGGCACCGGCTGCGTCCACACAGCCCCGGCCCACGGAGTCGAGGACTACGAGACCTGCGTCAAGTACGACATCGAGATATTCAACCCCGTCGACGAGAGGGGACGCTTCAAGGAGGGAACCGAGCTGGTGGGGGGACTGACCCTGGACGAGGGCACGGAGAAGCTCTTAGAGGTCTTGACGGAGAGCGGGCGGCTTCTCGGCAAAGGAAAGATCGTGCACTCCTATCCTCACTGCTGGCGCTGCAAGAAGCCAGTCATATTCCGATCCACGGACCAGTGGTTCGTCTCTGTCTCCGATTTCAAGGAGGGCGCCCTAAAGACCATAGAGGACGACGTCCGATGGATCCCCGATTGGGGGAAGGAGCGGATCTTCAACATGGTTCGCGACCGCTCGGACTGGTGCATCAGCCGTCAGCGCATATGGGGAGTTCCCATCCCAGCCTTTTACTGTAATAGCTGCAACAGGCCGATTCTGACCGAGGACAGGATTCGTTCGGTGCAGGCGCACGTCCACGAGCACGGCAGCTCGGCCTGGTGGAGCATGTCACCGGAGGAGCTGCTCGGAGACCTCTGCTTCTGTCCGCACTGCCAGGGCGGAGACCTGCGCAAGGAGACCGACATCATGGACGTCTGGTTCGACTCAGGCACCAGCCACGCTGGAGTTCTGAGAACTCGTCCGGATCTTAAATGGCCCTCGGACATGTACCTGGAGGGAAGCGATCAGCACAGGGGATGGTTCCAGACATCGCTTCTTACCGCGGTGGCCCTCTTCGGCAGAGCCCCCTACGACCAGGTCCTCACCCACGGTTTCATAATGGACGGGGAGGGGCGGAAGATGTCGAAGTCGCTGGGGAACGTCGTTGCCCCACAGGAGATCATCGACGAGTACGGGGCCGACATACTGCGCCTCTGGGTCGCATCCACGGATTACAGGAACGACGTGAGGATCTCGAAGGGGATCATCAAGAACCTCAGCGAGTCCTACCGGAGAATTCGCAACACGGCTCGCTACCTGCTGGCCAATCTCAACGACTTCTCCCTGGACGAGCTGGTCCCCTCGGACAAGATGCTGGAGATGGACCGCTGGATACTGGCCAAGCTGAACTCGATAATCGACAGGGCGAACGTCGCCTTCGACAACTACGACTTTCACGTTCCCACTTTCTCCATCCACCAGTTCTGCGTGAACGAGTTGAGCTCCTTCTACCTCGACGCGAGCAAGGACCGGATGTACGCGGACGGCAGGAAATCCCTCTCGCGAAAGAGCGGACAGACGGCGATGTGGCACGTCCTGTCCGCCCTCACGAGGATGCTGGCGCCGATCCTGAGCTTCACCGCGGAGGAGATATGGTGGGAGATGCGCAAGATCGACCCCTCTCTGCCCGAGAGTGTATTCCTGTCCGACTGGCCGCTGCTGGACGAAAACATGAGAGACGCGGAGCTGGAGGCGAAGTGGGAGGCGGCTCTGACCCTTAGGGACGCCGTCAGCCGGGCGCTTGAGACCGCGAGGACCTCCGGCATAATCGGGCACTCCCTGGACGCCGGAGTGGTGGTGGAGATAAAGCCGGGGGACGGGATCCTCTCTCACTTCTCGGACGAGGCCCTCAAGACGTTCAGCATTGTATCGTCATTCGCGCGTTCGGAAAGAGTCGAAAACATGAGCGTGATCCAGAAGGACGAGGAGACCGGCTTCACGGTTGGAGTGGACAAGGCCCCTGGAGAAAAGTGCCCGCGATGCTGGCAGTACACCGAGACGCCGGACTCCGAAGGACTTTGCCCCAGGTGTGCGCGGGTGCTCGCAAGCCCTGACGGTGACTAGAAAGAACCGCCGAGCGAGCTGCGTGGAACAGGTGCGTTTGGTTTCAGAGGAGGTCGAGGCGGGAGATCGCCTTGACCTCTTCATAGCCGAAAGACTCGACCTGCCGCGCTCCTTCGCTAGAAGGCTGATCGAGACCGGGGCCGTCGCGATAGACACCGGAAAGAGGCCCAAGCCAAGCCTGAGGGTCGCCGCAGGCATGGGCGTTCTTGTATCGTTGCCGCCGGTCGAACCTGCGCTTAGTCCCGAGCCCGTCCCGTTTCAGTTAGTATACGAGGATCCCTGGCTCATGGTGGTGAACAAGCCATCGGGGCTGGTCGTCCATCCCGCGCCGGGAAA
This DNA window, taken from Synergistaceae bacterium, encodes the following:
- the ileS gene encoding isoleucine--tRNA ligase, translating into MSTDYKGTLSLPETAFPMRANLVKREPGFLQFWKDQDIYGKMLKKRNGAPLFVLHDGPPYANGHIHIGTAFNKILKDFIPKYKSMRGFRSPYVPGWDTHGLPIELHVIKSMGVTKDTVDPVLLREKCTEYALKFRDVQREEFMRLGVLGDWDNPYMTLHPEYEAVQIGAFADIVAKGYVYKGQKPVFWCIECQTALAAAEIEYWDEPSPSVYVAYSMTNAETLLPSLKGEDVDIVVWTTTPWTLPASMAVAVGPDLQYVFVRSGRKVYLFAEALLESVSKETGLEFGEILGRLRGDELLEGVALHPFYPERKIPILPADYVLLDTGTGCVHTAPAHGVEDYETCVKYDIEIFNPVDERGRFKEGTELVGGLTLDEGTEKLLEVLTESGRLLGKGKIVHSYPHCWRCKKPVIFRSTDQWFVSVSDFKEGALKTIEDDVRWIPDWGKERIFNMVRDRSDWCISRQRIWGVPIPAFYCNSCNRPILTEDRIRSVQAHVHEHGSSAWWSMSPEELLGDLCFCPHCQGGDLRKETDIMDVWFDSGTSHAGVLRTRPDLKWPSDMYLEGSDQHRGWFQTSLLTAVALFGRAPYDQVLTHGFIMDGEGRKMSKSLGNVVAPQEIIDEYGADILRLWVASTDYRNDVRISKGIIKNLSESYRRIRNTARYLLANLNDFSLDELVPSDKMLEMDRWILAKLNSIIDRANVAFDNYDFHVPTFSIHQFCVNELSSFYLDASKDRMYADGRKSLSRKSGQTAMWHVLSALTRMLAPILSFTAEEIWWEMRKIDPSLPESVFLSDWPLLDENMRDAELEAKWEAALTLRDAVSRALETARTSGIIGHSLDAGVVVEIKPGDGILSHFSDEALKTFSIVSSFARSERVENMSVIQKDEETGFTVGVDKAPGEKCPRCWQYTETPDSEGLCPRCARVLASPDGD